ACCTACGACAGAACAACCTaccataattacaataaattccataaagtatatagtaggtaggtatacctataggtattaggtactaaaGACCTGCAAGGCCCGTTGTGACATTGGACCGGGCCGGgcctttgaaataaaataaatggttggACCGGGCTTTTTAAGTCTTGGAATTTTATTACAGAACGGGCCTGgactttttttgtacaatttttcgGGCCGAGCCGGGCTGGACTTCGAATCAGGGGGTGGACCGAGCTTTTTTAAGTCTTTGAATTTTATTCCGGGCTGGGACGGGCtggatgaataataaattaagggtTGGACCAGGCTTTTTAAGGATTTTTCTTCGAAATAaataatcacaatttaaaataataaataataatgataaaatcaaCGTTAGTACAGATAGATACATACCtatagagtatactctatgAGTAGATAATAGATAGTagatacaattacaataaatataataataatatattgattggtgggtataataaaactatttatataccataataatattataattttttcacatttttttttggaccAGGCCGGGCCGGCTTCAGGATAAAATCTATATGGACCGCACCGGGCTTTTTACGAGCTTAGCATTATTTTCGGACCGGGCCAGggcttttttttcataatatttttcggGCCGGGCCTGAGAATAAAATTGATGGACAGGACCGGGCCGAAAATTTACGGCCCTTTGTAggtctataataggtacttacgataaatgataatctatatataatgaTTGTCAATTGTTAactatattgtctatattgattaatactttaattgtacatatagaataaaaattgaataggtacctatttgaatgtttttatcttcaaaaaatatatatacaacttatattaaatgatctaatttcattgaaaaaaaatgatcagtaataattttttaagtttttattttttgaaaaacaacacttttttttcatattccgAAGTGAGATATTTTTTAGAGTATTCTGATAGGTAGATAAAAACCAAATGACGATTCGTATAGATTACCTATAAAGTAATTAGTGAATATCTACATCAATACAATGGCAATATGCCAGTATGACACAAATATAGATGCCCAGAAAAATGTTGGTTCACTAATCTGcttacataaacataatttttaaaaaataggtatatgtgcaagttataagttacacaacaattataaataaataactatactcTCGTTTGAAATTCGATTGTTATGTGTCGAACAATactgaaaaaatgttaaaaactttaataatgataaaaaattataagttaaaacctATTGGAGtaggtaatgactaatgagtaataagTATAGAACTTACATAGATTACCTAACCCTATATAGTGTCCTAACACCccaaacaataaaatttttcactttttaaattACGACTTGCACATATTTATTCTATATCAACTCTAGAGTTTTAACAGCTGTTAAATTTATGTGACTATATACTTTTTGTCTACAGCCCCAAATCCCATCTCCCTATTGTCATTCCTAGATAGATATGTACAGATGTATACCTATAGTCATATAGGTCCGTCActccgttattatttttattatgaataaaaataattacagcgCGTTGACGTGGCAGTAAACCATACAACCttatacgttataacttatgaatatatatatataaggtctAGTACCTACTATGCAGTTGTAAGCAGTCGTGATAACTAGAGAGCGGATTTTCAGgttcttaaaagttaaaagtttaaaatatggtgctatatatatatgctctaaaaaaaccttaaaatattcttttgatATTACTTAAACATGTAAAATAtgctaaaaatatgttttttttaaattaaataatttataaaattgtacacaaGTTACAATGAGAAATATGAATTTGCCGTCAttgcattttacaatatttacatctACCATTAATATTGCAcctcatgttataataatatacctactaatatcaCTAATAACATACCTACGTATCAAGTTGGCATGttggatattatttaatacacacaTGGAGACATGAAGTGCAGACTAACTAAAGAGCGACTGCAACTACAATACGTCTGCGTAGGTTTATGCGTATATATAAACTCCGCCCCGGCGCCACGGACTCGTCGGTTGGTCGACTCGAAAAACTACATGTTCCCTGCGGCCGTCCACCGATGGGCGCCCCACCCTCAAAAAGGGTCGTATACAACAATTTCACATGAACAAATTATACGattcattgttttattattatcatcatcatcatcatcagccgcggagtataatattatatttgtctatgCGCGGAGCTACCCGTGCGCACGGCATTTCCGCACCGACCGCCGTCTAGCGCTACACACCGATCGACCaatgtcgtcgtcgtcttcgtcaaTCGCGGTCACTCAGCCCAGCCCGCTGTCGGACGGACTGTCTTCGTTGGTGTTGTCCAAGAGGTACCTGTCGTGCGCCAGACCGCCGCACGTGTACAAGCTGGAACGCGAGAATAATCTACTGGACGACGGCGGTGGCGGGGGAATCTGCGAAGACTCTATCGCCGCCGACTGTTGGCAATCCACCGCCTGGGTGCCACCGCCGACCGCGGCCGCAGCGGTGCACGCCCGCTACGAGCCCTCGGACGTGTTCACGCCGCTGGTGTTCGAAGAGATGCAAACGTCGTCGCCGCCGCAGGCTCATCCGCAGATGTCCATGTGGTTACGGCCGGTGGAACGTAATAATCAGcagcagccgccgccgccgtcacaTCACCACGTGCAGGCGACGTCCGGCACGGGTAGTATGCAGCAAAGGCGCCCGTTGCAGCACTTGCCTCCACCAGCACAATCATCGCTGCAGCCGCCTGCCGCCAAGACCACGTCGGCCACCGAACCACAACACCAGAACGGCAACAAACCCGGCGACTTGAGTTGGCTGGTCAACTTTCAAGTGGCGTCCATATTCGAACCAACCTGCAACGGTAGTACCACCGGTGGCGGTGGTGCTGGTGCAGGAATGAATATCTTGAGCAACGAATGGCTGGAGCCAGAGACGCTGAAACAGAAAAAGAAAACCACCAAATTAGATCAAAAACGTGAGTATATTTtctacataacattttattgaaaataccaaagagataattttcaaaaaaaaaaccaagcaAGGTAATAATTTAAGACATTAGGGGTGGTAATTTGGCGTCTTTATAAGTGTCCTAAAATCGCACTAGCTTTACTGTTCGCTCAAGTCAGTTTTATATCATCGTGTTTCATGAATTCTaaggcataatatatatatgcacattcCACACTGCCTTAATAGCTTTATAtagaacatcataatatttatatactatgacTCAGTGGCGCTGAACTTTTAAAAAAGACCTCAACCAGTTGTCCACACAACTAATCTAaacttgtaatttatatagtcatctatattatttttcataatgatTAGTGTTTTTggttacttacatttttaaataaaagtattattcataataaccaTAAAATGTAATTCGTTGATGCCCATTAAATTATTCAGATAAATTATATGCCATTATAAAACGGTTTTCCGGTATTAATATTGTGAGTTCAATGATTCGATGTTTCCATGTTCGTGTGTGTTGGCGtgcattataggtaatattttctattaagaTATATACCTCcaaagtttttttctataataagacaataaataatatgataggttAACTTATCTTATATTGCAGCTTCAgcaatatggtataatatagtattagccATTAAGTAGgcattttagtaggtaggtaccttatcATCATATACCGGTATCATAttcttataggtaggtatgtacgtagataactaattattattatggactaATAGTATGGTAGGCGGTACCTACCTGTGTGCTAGATTGTAGATGTATTTTGTTAGATATTTATAGACATCTATATGatcatatgaattataataattattatctacttatCTTAAGTCGAGTcttaagttaaacatttatattaaatacctaatacattttacacatttaGATCACAATAAATAACAGTGTGTATTTATCatcttaaataacaaattgttgtcaatgtaatataaaaaaaaatattgtacctatctaataatctgttaaacaaataataatattttgtgtaactgcgttttaaataagataattaataatagtactatAGTCATTGGTATACtcaaacaatattgttaataattttattattattattattattattattatttaatgagcagaaatacctatataacaccTACCTACTCTATTTATTGAGcagacatttataatatactctattaattatataatcaatgggtGTTTTctcaaataaatgttattaagttgaacagttatgaaaaaaattataggattatgtaggtacttacagtgGCGTATCCAAGAGAGTGGTTAGATGATTGTAACTTGTAACCCTCCcagaaaattgtaaaatagtaaCAACATTtcgttaataaattactttctgataaaattcgtcaaaaatcaattttagctCGCCCCGAGCTTGTACTTAGTCCAAACAACGAAATATCTTAgtagttcattaaaataatattatttaaaaattaggttTAAATATAAAgcacttatttaattatattgtttagctCCGTCCAAAACCAGTCGAAAACCATATAGAATGCCACCTTCAAGATTAGATAAAGCTAACAAACCTGGATATACCTACACAGAAATGATTCATCAAGCcttgatagaaaaaaaagaactaCCAGTGGCAGAAATTTATCAATGGATAtcgtaagtataaattattatatatatatataactttctTCTGCTTATCAATAAGATAAatcctaaattaaatattgtaagtcCTAACCACATGATGATTTATATATGccaaattaaattaagatataaaatatcctttgaTTTAAAGACGTTTTAAAAAACCGTTATTGTTGTGCATTGCATAATCAGAAATAAGCagtaatcagaaaaaaaaatcggagGAATTTTCTCGACACAAaacatgaatacattttttataaaacataatgtacAATTAGAAatggaatatataaatatagatggtTATTTCTGGAATATTTCTCAATACATAGTTTTCTAGAAgcagtcatattataaaattgtaattttacataGTAGTTTATAATGGGTATCGTAAAAACAGCGAAGACAATAAATTACTGACTGGCCTACCTGTTTTCATTACCAAACTTAGTTCAGTATTGGTTTTCAatggaataattaatttataattattattctttggaAGAAAGCAGTTGCTACTCTGTACAACTATAATCTGCCTAAACCAATACTTTTGATTTTGTTTctcattttgttttacatttttaaaataatgttgaattagaaaaaaatctttaaacaaatattttaaattatattacttaatataatttccgTGTAATACCTAAAGAATACATGACCCCAGTGTACACctggtgtaataataataaaatgcattcaTTACCTAGGTTAGGAGGTACTtatctaagtatattattaaatcattatgtGTTTTGCGCATAAATTCTGCAGTGATTCAAAGTTAAACCTTTTTCATTTATGTTAACATGTCTTCACCacaatatttgtgtttaatatGGTCCGGTGTGTAtgctatgtaaatattttacttacattgCGTATAGTCATCAATTGACAACCACAACAGCTAAAACTCCCACACCCGTATATTTACAATAACGTCCCTCGAGCGTGCTAACACCAATTTTACGGTTCAGTGGCGGTGGAATCGCTGTTTATGTATCGCGTGACATTATGAGAACAAAATGTTATGCGTACGACgcgcataatatgtatacgctAGACAAGTGCATTTAGGGCTGTATGCCTGTAaagttataatacttaaaacaaaaaagagttacaaactacaaagtataGCACCCGCGCGAGTATgagaatacattttcatttataaaataacaaataacaatagttGGTAATTTATGGGTGTTATATGCagtggttatattatttttgtaaatgttgataaatttaatttatatcattaataaacaaatgtatttttatgtaaactTAAGgcttttataagttataacctgtaattttaaactaaatagtGGACGTTTATTTACATGTTTTAGGATTAAAATCCAGAAAATTAATTTCGTGCCTTGgtggtaaataaaatagttaataataatatgattttgtatcTAACTCATTTTGAcacaaaaaagaataaatatagaatacaatTTAGATTTTGTTATCACGTCTAATCAATTGTAGCTGAATCAGGGCCGTATAAAAGCGCAAGCTTCATAGGTTGTAACCGAGGGGCCTGCATCAAAAAATCCCGcaacaaaaaacacatttttttttagaattgattaaaacatttgtgatttataaaaaaaaaaaggtgggtaagtggatttcgctctgctgtacagtaggttacNNNNNNNNNNNNNNNNNNNNNNNNNNNNNNNNNNNNNNNNNNNNNNNNNNNNNNNNNNNNNNNNNNNNNNNNNNNNNNNNNNNNNNNNNNNNNNNNNNNTAGAATTGATTAAAACAtttgtgatttataaaaaaaaaaggtgggtaagtggatttcgctctgctgtacagtaggttacaagtgggtcactgtataatggatggtattaaatttgaattcaatgatataatatcattgtataagaaaaacgattctgagcggagacggtatgtcagtctaggtataagacataatattatattatagtctatagtatttaaaaaaaattgacctataataaattccaaattaatcatatcataatatctattaggtacttataacgcgttatacatcaacaaaaaaccgtgctactatcatagatatataatagtatactttagaagtttcaagtacccacgaataatattatacaatcacaacaaaataactaaaatagttatcctaggtttttaatatgtaatttcgtccaaatttgtacttaaaatgactataaaaataaactgtgtaaatgtattttttagattttttggtaacagaattaattacttacgtggaatcttgttttaaattttcaattcttagatacaaaaattgaacatttaatacatttttaactacaattaaaatttgatacattttgtcaaaatttcatctttaaatgcttataaaaaaaaattatgcctatgtatttttaatatttttcaactgatattgtaacattatatcaggagctttgtattaaatttatacactttttggcccaacagataaaactttattgatatttatagaaaaaaaaactaaaaaaattgaaaactgaaaatgtccgtaaacagctcaaaaagagtcaaactattttcaaaattgtatggtgtataggaaatgctaatataaacattcagtaaaattttcatgtatctgcagttattcgtttttgaattacaacaaaataaNNNNNNNNNNNNNNNNNNNNNNNNNNNNNNNNNNNNNNNNNNNNNNNNNNNNNNNNNNNNNNNNNNNNNNNNNNNNNNNNNNNNNNNNNNNNNNNattcaattttgtgaaaaatcgattttgcgtaaaaattcccgtttttccttaatttttcttttgtttttcccaacgcttttgaaaactactgtgaaatttaaattttgacctcctcaatgcaccaacgatattcactttctgatcgaacaagatactgaagttgaaaatcgtagcattatttcgactacttatcgtgtacacagacacaaaaaaaaaaaataaaaaaaaaaaaacacacatcaattgtaaaatcaatacattcatcgttccactcagaatctaaaatagcaTGCACGCACACTACTCGCGCTAATTCCCAATTTAACACCCGAGTTacacataggtactattttatagAACGAAGGCATCGTATATACGATGTGTGATGTGTCCTCTCTCAGTGTCGTAAGCAGCTCTTTATAGTATCGAGTTATAATAGATTGCAGTTCTATGCTAAGAGTATACCAATATTGGCCACTAGTCCATTTATTCGatgattatgttttatgtatatttatattattatatttataatttatatattaaaaatgtctatgtatattgaatatattccTGTACTCATGGTAGGGCCCGCATTATAGGCAAGTTTAGGAGccaatatattctaaataaggCCCTGAGTTACCTAATGGCTATATAATAAGatacttattacctacctacttgttagttatcatcataatatacatttagtaCATTATTAATGCTTTTCAATACGATGATCTGAGTgaaattttagtaggtacataatatctatgaatatttgaatagattattatgaattataatttccCAT
This portion of the Acyrthosiphon pisum isolate AL4f chromosome A1, pea_aphid_22Mar2018_4r6ur, whole genome shotgun sequence genome encodes:
- the LOC100568931 gene encoding uncharacterized protein LOC100568931, encoding MKCRLTKERLQLQYVCVGLCVYINSAPAPRTRRLVDSKNYMFPAAVHRWAPHPQKGSYTTISHEQIIRFIVLLLSSSSSSAAEYNIIFVYARSYPCARHFRTDRRLALHTDRPMSSSSSSIAVTQPSPLSDGLSSLVLSKRYLSCARPPHVYKLERENNLLDDGGGGGICEDSIAADCWQSTAWVPPPTAAAAVHARYEPSDVFTPLVFEEMQTSSPPQAHPQMSMWLRPVERNNQQQPPPPSHHHVQATSGTGSMQQRRPLQHLPPPAQSSLQPPAAKTTSATEPQHQNGNKPGDLSWLVNFQVASIFEPTCNGSTTGGGGAGAGMNILSNEWLEPETLKQKKKTTKLDQKPPSKTSRKPYRMPPSRLDKANKPGYTYTEMIHQALIEKKELPVAEIYQWISSHFPYFREDDERWKNSVRHNLSINPNFRKGRKSQGAGHYWRLCNTEESLGQREYTMTTEDDTSSPQESSELEQACKYLEGELHREDSLEDVKMIQSINTELENEIYTNSFLISSPSKYVNEQISLSNNDFHSYSENLLEESIDFQYYNL